The Haloferax volcanii DS2 DNA segment TCGCCACGCCGGCGCGAACGGCGACCTGACGCTCGCAACGACATCGTACCTCGCTGAGGACGTGCCCGAGTTGGCCGACGCCGCCGAGGCGTTCGACCTCGAACTGACCGTCACCGACCCCGGCTTCGAGACGCACCCGCTGGACCGCTACGCCGCGGGCGAGGCAAAGGAGGGCGCGGGCATGGGCGGCGCGCTCATGCTCGCCGACCGGATGGGCGTCCTCGACGACGTGGAGGCGGCCACGCTCGACGTGCTCTCCACGCTGGACCCCGAAGCCGTCGAGACCGGAACCGGAACCGCGGCGGCCGACGCTGGCGGAGCCGACGCTGGCGGCGTCGACGCCGACGCAGACATCGACGATGGACCCTGAGTCCGTCCGGGCGGGGAGCCGCGTCCCCCACGGCGGCACCACCGACCCGACCGTCCTCGACTTCAGCGCGAACACCAACCCCGAGCGTCCCGACGGCGTCGAGGCGGTGTACCGCGAGGCGTTCGACGCCTCGACCCGTTACCCCGACGACGACTACGCCGACTTCCGGGCGGCCGCCGGCGACTACGTCGGCTGTGTCCCCGAGGCGGTCGTGCCGACCGCCGGCGGCCTCGAAGCTCTGCGACTCGCGTTCGAAGTGACGCTCTCGCCGGGCGACACCGCGCTCGTCCCCGAACCGAGCTTCGGGGAGTACGACCGCGAGATTCGCCTGCAAGGGGCGGAGCCGGTGGCGGTCGCCCACGACGCGATTCTCGACGCCGACCCCGCGGACCACGCGGTCGCGGTCGTCTGCACGCCGAACAACCCGACGGGCGAGCTCGCGCCCGCCGACGACCTCCGGGCGTTCGCGGCGCGCTGCCGCGAGGCCGACACGGTCCTCGTGGTCGACGAAGCGTTCCTCGACTTCACCGACGAACCGAGCCTCGCGGGCGAACCCGGCGTCGTCGTCGCCCGGTCGCTGACGAAGATGTTCGGACTGCCGGGCATCCGCGCCGGGTTCGCCGTCGCCACCGGCGACCTCGGCGACCGACTCGCCGTCGCCCGGCGGGCGTGGTCGCTCTCGACGCCCGCGGCCGCCGTCGGCGCGTACTGCATGGACGACGCCGAGTTCGTCTCGCGAACGCGAGCGCGCGTCTCGGCCGAGCGCGAGCGACTCCGCGAGACGCTGTCCGACGCCTTCGCGGTGTCCCCGTCGGACGCGCCGTTTCTCCTCGTGGACGTCGGCGACCGCGACGTGGACGCGGTGGTCGAGACCGCCCGCGACCGCGGGGTCGCCGTCCGGGACGCGACGACGTTTCCGACGCTCGACTCGCACGTCCGCGTCGCGGTGAAACGCCCCGACGAGAACGACGAACTGCTCCGGGCGCTCGCCGCCGTCGCCGACGATGTTTGAGACGGCGCGCCGCGACGGCGTCTGCCGACTCGCCCGACCGGGGACGCGCTGGCTCTCGACGGGCTACGCCGGCGGCGACTCGCGGGCGGACGCCGCGTTCAACATCACCGTCCCCGAGGGCTGGCCCGAGACCGACCTCGACGCGTACGTCGAACGGCGGCTCTCGGCGGCCGGCTTCGACGAGCGCGGGCCGACGCTCCTGACGGGCGTCGGGCAGGAACACGCCCGGCGCGCCCGGTTCGGCCCGGTCGAAGTCGTCGCCACCGCGGGCGTGTCGAATCCGGCGGAACTCCCGATAGACGACGACCCGCGCGAGTGGGGAGACGCGTCGGACGCGCCTGACGCGGCGGCCGGCGACGACCGAGACGACCGAGACGACCCGGTCGGAACGGTCAACGTCTTCGTCG contains these protein-coding regions:
- a CDS encoding adenosylcobinamide amidohydrolase produces the protein MFETARRDGVCRLARPGTRWLSTGYAGGDSRADAAFNITVPEGWPETDLDAYVERRLSAAGFDERGPTLLTGVGQEHARRARFGPVEVVATAGVSNPAELPIDDDPREWGDASDAPDAAAGDDRDDRDDPVGTVNVFVGTTRSLEPGALANLVAVAAEAKAATLLARCGAPGTTTDAVVAACDPAGDPATFSGSATEVGNAARVCVRDAVLASLGSRYDAGPISQGVDEANYGVVADDRATVAPI
- the cobD gene encoding threonine-phosphate decarboxylase CobD, with translation MDPESVRAGSRVPHGGTTDPTVLDFSANTNPERPDGVEAVYREAFDASTRYPDDDYADFRAAAGDYVGCVPEAVVPTAGGLEALRLAFEVTLSPGDTALVPEPSFGEYDREIRLQGAEPVAVAHDAILDADPADHAVAVVCTPNNPTGELAPADDLRAFAARCREADTVLVVDEAFLDFTDEPSLAGEPGVVVARSLTKMFGLPGIRAGFAVATGDLGDRLAVARRAWSLSTPAAAVGAYCMDDAEFVSRTRARVSAERERLRETLSDAFAVSPSDAPFLLVDVGDRDVDAVVETARDRGVAVRDATTFPTLDSHVRVAVKRPDENDELLRALAAVADDV